The nucleotide window CCGGGGCGTTTTCCTTTTATCCAAGCTGCATCGTCTTGGATGATAATGTCTGCAATAGTTGGGTCAATGATATGCCATGTCACTGTTTTATCTGTTGCATTATGAGGTAGCAATGAAGCTTGTAACTTTTCTGTTTGTCCGGTTTTGAGCTTTAATTTATCTTTGTTTAAATGAACACTCATGATGTTAATTGGGGCCAAAGAAAGATATGGCTGTTCTTCTTTTTTTTCAAACATGGCGACCACCGGTGCCGGACCGCCTTCATTTAATTCTTTATGTCTTCTAATCAAGTAAATCCGCCCCCTTTTTCTTTTATACCCATCATACAGAAGAAGTGTAAGGATTTAATTAAAGAAAAATAAAGAAAATATTAAGATTAATAGAGAAATATGGCGAAAAAACACGTTTTTTGTAGGGGTGTGAAAATACGACCCCGAAACATAAGGTGAAAAGCTAACTTGAGTTTTTAGCAGATGAGTGTATGTAGTTGAAAATGTTGTGATGTGTATACAGTTGGACATGAAAAAGCGCGGGATTGCTCCCGCGCTTTTGGTTAGGCTGTTTTTTCAAATGTCTCAAATGTTTCTTGTGCAGTTTTAGAAGGTTTTGTTAACAAGCTGACAAGTACAATCATA belongs to Ectobacillus sp. JY-23 and includes:
- a CDS encoding Ig-like domain-containing protein, whose protein sequence is MIRRHKELNEGGPAPVVAMFEKKEEQPYLSLAPINIMSVHLNKDKLKLKTGQTEKLQASLLPHNATDKTVTWHIIDPTIADIIIQDDAAWIKGKRPGRTVVIATAGAFRDLCVVMVHDYLITNK